The following proteins are encoded in a genomic region of Bernardetia sp. MNP-M8:
- a CDS encoding gliding motility-associated C-terminal domain-containing protein, with translation MKKYFYLLYAALMTAFFYTTSSWNSIYAQGTECGTATPFCSNSGISYPAGLTPGAGPGGGTQAPLGPDYDCLSDTPSPAWLYLQIGSVGAIDLQIGRTPARDIDFIIWGPFAPGTTPAQACDQIFARTASIADCSYAGTTVIETPSIVSTAVGQIFILMVTNYSNQPTELTITQTGGSGTTDCSIILDDCEVNLGEDINLCESEPLPTLDAVRPSHDADTRYEWFIDGVSQGAATSTSTFTVQALTPSLTPHVYKVVVTSVATGETGCDENEDEINVTIKPEPITDLTVFPNDSILCSSAGAFVRIVGSQLDIDYQILRNGTPFGGLMTGTGGTIQLPLTGLPVGISTIQVQAGYIDEPFCTVLLDEQAELEVLGDIQIDLGDDRIICENTSVDLDGTDASHPANATYQWKRSTDGGITYIDIPLATNVTYTASETLPIPQTPFEVFYKLELRVPASSCVYEDEIKVTFEPLPITNLIVETDSICNTGEGTVTIVNPEVGTRYTYQLYENNAGIIGAPIGTAESSLTGNPIVFTTPTISTTTMYFIVVQNTVSEGECKVVLDIAPEIIVHPLPTAEFSGGTNLCQGEDVELTITMTGTQPFTIVYQRDSEPDVTVTGINADTYSFITNEAGVYTVNLVQDAFCENLDNPITTTVNINPNPIFTLGNDTTLCDTEAPLVLEAHNTADFDNPSYQWFRDGLELIGQTSSTLTTTVSSVGLVPTTYEYTLKVTNNETPNTTNCDSSDVMLVTFFPVPEAEISFAGSTFTNTLQFCDSEGQQVLSGITPDHTSFPNITYEWIDLGTGIVVGTAPTLTVDNFSATTNYQLTVSNGETTSCARVATATVQFIENPIAEISHNGTAVSSGGSLDFCFDDGAQVLDGVHPSHAGLNITYEWTDITNGISLGNTPQISISNPTNTFASIDYQLIVNDESNAVFCENTATITVNFYPNPEAEISFNGNIETGNTLQFCNVEGVQTLSGVTPDHAGFANITYEWKDVATNTVVGTASTLDVSNFGTTTTYELLVTNGLTLSCERTAQITIQFIENPIAEISHNGTAVSSGGSLDFCFDDGSQVLDGVHPSHAGLGTVTYEWTDITNGISLGNTPQISISNPTNTFASIDYQLIVKNESNAVFCENTATITVNFYPNPEAEISFNGNIETGNTLQFCNVEGVQTLSGVTPDHAGFADITYEWKDVGTGAIVGTSSTLDVSNFGTTTTYELLVTNGLTLSCERTAQITIQFIENPIAEISHNGTAVSSGGSLDFCFDEGVQILSGVHPSHAGLNITYEWTNLTTGAFAGNTAQISVTSPSNTTQSVEYQLIVNDESNTLFCESTTTITINFLANPIAEIQFGGTTAPDNLAFCDSEGARTLEGALPSHADFGSVSYVWTQVGVGVVSTTSTLVTPASNFSSSATYVLEVISNDNPNLCSRTDEITIEFFPSPDTEIKFEGSVVTDLGFCTSEGAQTLFAPASPFYTYEWFVSSASAPTLIPLGTGQSQVVNNFALQGGDTNEAIYTLIVTDTRATCPAQSSVNVSFYAEPEVDESTLIVSASPVTHCATGTSTISVINAERDVEYQLFREGVAVTGAIQTPTVDLATITFTGLPESTTLTTGEDKFIYSVQATRIGDFGRRCTQMLADTATVTVYPEPTATVSGTATVCADSPTDVTFTITGNFPATLTYQVTDTFGIVRVETEIIGAVGSPSPQTFVINTNTNTYQVLSITDKNCSGTVTTDEVVITTVHPPKVNWVASTTAFCIDEAATFEVVGGINHQYFINGLPVSTSNPYIIQPNTLDAGTYQIYAKGFATANGCSSNSDTVTFVVHPLPVVDLGVDRIKCVDDVVPLVATQDGSFIYDWRRIKGDGDIITVGNGNDSLYVSLQGTYFVIVTNLETGCSDSSNIVSVTNYDTLDVDLGADVFVCNPSSLPYRLVGSDISHQNGTTYEWYKENDPTIIGTDSVYDATEEGIYTVTAIDPRGCEARDTIRVNFTADPDFQILGHDNYFCGVQDTLRIEATNLRNMLIDWQGAGIVSLSDSNRRAIVNVSGIYTVTVTDTSTIANCSVTKSVEVFVRPKIELPLSNTSNGTDTTTICQGDSLILDAFDPTHDDDYQYVWTWLESNQVIATTSKIKVTYQTTESFASQRFEIKVTDPNGGCFSTDTVNVRFRRKPIAQINTSDSVICIGESVVLEGGESFGNRFEWIKLPETTSFATTTNVTVTPQEVGEHIYILKTYFNSSTECGGVSDTIKIRVNRKAVANIEEEEIRLCENEQLEINGFLPDNPALTRYIWTHEESNVLLSRDSVLNISFEDIQPASYEPFHVVLTVYDSLTGCDSTDRVLVKFNRASDITIDSTYKTEVCMGDFVTLKARGATSYLWSTGETTQTITVQLDSIGFHTFTVTGGYLNECQNTGDTAIIFVNPLPTIRAHSVDTVSICADDSITLYPSGGKSYVWLNDPTAFDTITVSPKVPTDYIVMGTDSNGCQNIDTVHVYVSPTFELPELLQVCESESVMIGDTLNFLDSATEARATYFWTPTGDTTPFINVAKSGIYSVEVKIDDCVFTRTTEVQVKEKPILELVSDTTLCFELGEEDRFERGQTHILRSKLLNRDSTTTYLYVWTDSTGQFLGNKDSLEIEAGGNYRLRVIARYSTECETNDSTFVTELCQPRIFIPEAFTPNSDNLNDNFEIFGKHIKNFEMQIFNRWSEVIYEVRADDISDLEPQDFWDGTHKGKDVPTGAYVWIIRYTDPFSGSTKQIQKTGSFMIVR, from the coding sequence ATGAAAAAGTATTTTTACCTACTTTACGCTGCCTTAATGACAGCATTTTTTTATACTACCTCCTCTTGGAATTCTATATATGCACAAGGGACAGAATGTGGAACAGCAACTCCTTTCTGTAGTAACTCAGGAATAAGCTATCCTGCTGGTCTTACTCCTGGTGCAGGTCCTGGTGGAGGAACACAAGCTCCTTTGGGTCCAGACTATGATTGTTTGTCAGATACGCCCAGTCCTGCCTGGCTTTATCTACAAATAGGAAGTGTCGGAGCTATTGATTTGCAAATAGGAAGAACTCCTGCTAGAGATATAGATTTTATAATTTGGGGGCCATTTGCTCCAGGTACTACTCCTGCTCAAGCTTGTGATCAAATATTTGCACGTACTGCTTCCATTGCAGATTGCAGTTATGCTGGAACTACAGTTATAGAAACTCCCAGTATTGTTTCTACTGCTGTAGGACAAATATTTATATTGATGGTTACTAATTATAGTAATCAACCTACTGAGCTTACTATTACTCAAACAGGTGGATCAGGTACAACAGATTGTTCTATTATTTTAGATGACTGTGAAGTAAATCTAGGAGAAGATATTAATCTTTGTGAATCAGAACCTCTTCCTACACTTGATGCTGTTCGTCCTTCTCATGATGCAGATACACGCTACGAATGGTTTATAGATGGAGTTTCTCAAGGAGCAGCTACTTCTACTTCTACTTTCACAGTACAAGCACTTACTCCTTCACTTACTCCTCATGTATATAAAGTAGTTGTAACAAGTGTAGCGACTGGTGAAACGGGATGTGATGAAAATGAAGATGAGATAAATGTAACTATTAAACCTGAGCCTATAACTGACTTAACAGTCTTCCCAAATGATAGTATACTTTGCTCAAGCGCAGGAGCTTTTGTTAGAATAGTAGGTTCTCAATTAGATATTGATTATCAAATTCTTAGAAATGGAACTCCTTTTGGAGGACTAATGACAGGTACAGGAGGCACAATACAACTTCCTCTTACAGGACTTCCTGTAGGAATTTCTACGATTCAAGTTCAGGCAGGTTATATAGATGAGCCTTTTTGTACTGTTTTGCTAGACGAACAAGCTGAGTTAGAAGTATTAGGTGATATTCAAATTGATTTGGGAGATGATAGAATAATATGTGAAAATACTTCTGTAGATTTAGATGGAACAGATGCTTCTCACCCAGCTAATGCAACCTACCAGTGGAAACGAAGTACAGATGGAGGAATAACTTATATAGATATTCCATTAGCTACCAATGTAACTTATACAGCATCTGAGACACTGCCTATTCCACAGACTCCTTTTGAAGTTTTTTATAAATTAGAATTACGTGTTCCTGCAAGTAGTTGTGTGTATGAAGACGAAATAAAAGTAACCTTTGAACCTTTACCTATTACAAATCTTATTGTAGAAACAGATTCAATTTGTAATACAGGAGAGGGAACAGTGACAATAGTAAACCCAGAAGTAGGAACAAGATATACCTATCAACTTTATGAAAATAATGCAGGTATAATAGGCGCACCTATTGGAACAGCAGAGTCTTCATTAACAGGAAACCCTATTGTTTTTACTACTCCTACCATAAGCACCACTACAATGTATTTTATTGTAGTACAAAATACAGTATCAGAAGGAGAATGTAAAGTAGTTTTAGATATAGCACCTGAAATCATTGTGCATCCACTTCCAACAGCCGAATTTAGTGGAGGAACAAATCTTTGTCAAGGAGAGGATGTTGAACTTACCATAACAATGACAGGAACACAGCCTTTTACGATTGTTTACCAAAGAGATAGCGAACCAGATGTTACAGTTACTGGGATTAATGCAGATACCTATTCTTTTATTACAAATGAAGCAGGAGTTTATACTGTAAATCTTGTACAAGATGCTTTTTGTGAGAATTTGGATAATCCAATAACAACAACAGTAAATATAAATCCTAATCCTATTTTTACATTAGGAAACGATACTACACTTTGTGATACAGAAGCTCCTTTAGTTTTGGAAGCACACAACACAGCTGATTTTGATAACCCAAGTTATCAATGGTTCAGAGATGGCTTAGAATTAATAGGACAAACCTCAAGTACACTCACAACTACTGTTAGTTCGGTTGGTTTAGTGCCTACTACGTATGAATATACATTGAAGGTAACTAATAATGAAACCCCAAACACAACAAATTGTGATAGCTCTGATGTTATGCTGGTTACATTTTTTCCAGTTCCAGAAGCAGAAATTAGTTTTGCAGGTTCTACATTTACCAATACATTACAGTTTTGTGATTCAGAAGGACAGCAAGTATTAAGTGGCATTACACCTGACCATACAAGTTTTCCAAATATTACCTATGAATGGATAGATTTAGGAACAGGGATAGTAGTAGGTACAGCTCCAACACTTACAGTTGATAACTTTAGTGCAACTACAAATTATCAACTTACAGTATCAAATGGAGAAACCACTTCATGTGCAAGAGTAGCAACAGCCACAGTTCAATTTATAGAAAATCCTATTGCAGAGATTTCTCATAATGGAACAGCCGTTTCAAGTGGTGGAAGTTTAGACTTCTGTTTTGATGATGGAGCACAGGTTTTAGATGGTGTTCATCCAAGTCATGCAGGTTTGAATATTACTTATGAATGGACAGATATTACAAACGGCATTTCACTAGGAAATACTCCTCAAATATCTATTTCTAACCCAACCAATACTTTTGCTTCTATTGATTACCAATTAATAGTAAATGACGAATCAAATGCAGTCTTTTGTGAAAATACAGCTACTATAACAGTTAATTTTTATCCAAATCCAGAAGCTGAAATTAGTTTTAATGGAAATATTGAAACAGGAAATACCTTGCAGTTTTGTAATGTGGAAGGAGTTCAAACCCTTAGTGGAGTAACTCCAGACCATGCAGGTTTTGCAAATATTACTTATGAATGGAAAGATGTTGCTACCAATACCGTTGTTGGAACAGCTTCAACCTTAGATGTTTCTAATTTTGGAACAACTACCACGTATGAACTTTTAGTAACAAATGGCTTAACGCTTTCTTGTGAACGAACAGCACAGATAACAATTCAATTTATAGAAAATCCTATTGCAGAGATTTCTCACAATGGAACAGCCGTTTCAAGTGGTGGAAGTTTAGATTTTTGTTTTGATGATGGATCGCAGGTTTTAGATGGTGTTCATCCAAGTCATGCAGGTCTAGGCACAGTTACTTATGAATGGACAGATATTACAAATGGTATTTCACTAGGAAATACTCCTCAAATATCTATTTCCAACCCAACCAATACTTTTGCTTCTATTGATTATCAATTAATAGTCAAAAATGAATCAAATGCAGTCTTTTGTGAAAATACAGCTACCATAACAGTTAATTTTTATCCAAATCCAGAAGCTGAAATTAGTTTTAATGGAAATATTGAGACAGGAAATACCTTGCAGTTTTGTAATGTAGAAGGAGTTCAAACCCTTAGTGGAGTAACGCCAGACCATGCAGGTTTTGCAGATATTACTTATGAATGGAAAGATGTAGGAACAGGTGCAATTGTAGGAACAAGTTCAACCTTAGATGTTTCTAATTTTGGAACAACTACCACGTATGAACTTTTAGTAACAAATGGCTTAACACTTTCTTGTGAACGAACAGCACAGATAACGATTCAATTTATAGAAAATCCTATTGCAGAGATTTCTCACAATGGAACAGCCGTTTCAAGTGGTGGAAGTTTAGACTTCTGTTTTGATGAGGGAGTGCAGATTTTGAGTGGTGTTCATCCAAGTCATGCAGGTTTGAATATTACTTATGAATGGACAAACCTGACTACAGGAGCATTTGCAGGAAATACAGCACAAATATCAGTTACTAGTCCAAGCAATACAACTCAATCTGTTGAGTATCAATTAATAGTAAATGATGAGTCAAATACGTTATTTTGTGAGAGTACAACTACCATAACTATCAATTTCTTAGCAAATCCTATTGCAGAAATACAGTTTGGAGGAACAACTGCTCCTGATAACTTAGCTTTTTGTGATTCGGAAGGCGCAAGAACACTAGAAGGTGCTTTGCCTTCTCATGCCGATTTTGGTTCTGTTTCGTATGTATGGACACAAGTAGGTGTTGGTGTGGTAAGCACTACAAGCACACTTGTTACACCTGCATCAAACTTCTCTAGTTCAGCTACCTATGTCTTAGAAGTTATCAGTAATGATAATCCAAATCTGTGTAGTAGAACTGATGAAATTACAATAGAGTTTTTCCCTTCTCCAGATACAGAAATTAAATTTGAAGGCAGTGTAGTTACTGATTTAGGTTTTTGTACAAGTGAAGGAGCACAAACTCTTTTTGCTCCTGCATCTCCTTTCTATACGTATGAATGGTTTGTGAGTAGTGCTTCTGCTCCTACCTTGATTCCTCTGGGAACAGGGCAAAGTCAAGTTGTAAATAATTTTGCTCTTCAAGGAGGAGATACAAATGAAGCAATTTATACGCTTATTGTTACAGATACGAGGGCAACTTGTCCAGCACAAAGCTCTGTAAATGTTAGCTTTTATGCTGAACCTGAAGTGGATGAATCTACATTGATTGTTTCTGCTTCTCCAGTTACACATTGTGCAACAGGAACTTCTACCATTTCGGTTATTAATGCAGAAAGAGATGTAGAATATCAATTATTTAGAGAAGGGGTAGCTGTAACAGGAGCAATCCAAACTCCAACTGTTGATTTGGCTACAATTACCTTTACGGGATTACCTGAAAGCACTACACTTACAACAGGAGAAGACAAGTTTATTTACTCTGTACAAGCTACACGAATAGGAGATTTTGGAAGACGTTGTACACAAATGTTAGCTGATACGGCAACAGTTACTGTCTATCCAGAACCAACAGCTACTGTAAGTGGAACAGCAACTGTTTGTGCTGATAGCCCTACTGATGTTACTTTTACAATTACAGGAAATTTCCCTGCAACACTTACTTATCAAGTAACTGATACATTTGGTATTGTACGAGTAGAGACTGAAATTATAGGAGCAGTAGGAAGTCCAAGTCCTCAAACATTTGTAATAAATACGAATACAAATACTTATCAAGTTCTTTCAATTACAGATAAAAATTGTAGTGGAACAGTTACAACAGATGAAGTAGTAATTACAACAGTACATCCTCCAAAAGTAAATTGGGTTGCTTCAACTACAGCTTTTTGTATTGATGAAGCTGCAACTTTTGAAGTAGTGGGAGGAATTAATCACCAATATTTTATCAATGGTTTGCCTGTTTCTACTTCAAATCCATATATTATTCAACCTAATACACTTGACGCAGGAACATATCAAATCTATGCTAAAGGCTTTGCCACTGCAAATGGTTGTTCTTCTAATAGTGATACCGTTACTTTTGTTGTTCATCCTCTTCCTGTTGTTGATTTGGGAGTAGATAGAATAAAATGTGTTGATGATGTTGTGCCTTTAGTAGCAACTCAAGATGGTTCGTTTATCTATGATTGGAGACGTATAAAGGGTGATGGTGATATTATTACAGTAGGAAATGGAAATGATTCTCTATATGTTTCTCTTCAAGGAACATATTTTGTGATTGTTACTAATCTTGAGACAGGTTGTAGTGACTCTAGTAATATTGTTTCTGTTACCAATTATGATACGCTTGATGTAGATTTAGGAGCAGATGTATTTGTTTGTAACCCTTCAAGTTTGCCATATCGTTTGGTAGGTTCTGATATTTCTCATCAAAATGGAACGACCTATGAATGGTACAAAGAAAATGACCCTACAATTATAGGAACAGATTCTGTATATGATGCAACAGAAGAAGGTATTTATACAGTAACTGCCATTGATCCAAGAGGATGTGAAGCAAGAGATACAATTCGTGTAAACTTTACAGCCGACCCAGATTTTCAAATTTTAGGACACGATAATTATTTCTGTGGTGTGCAAGATACATTGCGAATAGAAGCTACAAACCTTCGTAACATGCTTATCGATTGGCAGGGAGCTGGAATTGTAAGTTTAAGTGATTCTAACCGAAGAGCTATCGTTAATGTAAGTGGAATTTATACAGTAACAGTAACAGACACCAGTACAATAGCTAATTGTTCTGTAACCAAATCTGTAGAAGTATTTGTTCGTCCTAAAATTGAGTTGCCTTTATCAAATACATCTAATGGAACGGATACGACAACTATTTGTCAAGGAGATTCGCTTATTTTAGATGCTTTTGACCCAACTCATGATGATGATTATCAATATGTTTGGACATGGTTAGAAAGCAATCAAGTAATTGCTACAACTTCAAAAATCAAAGTTACGTATCAAACAACTGAAAGTTTTGCTTCACAGCGTTTTGAGATAAAAGTAACTGATCCAAATGGAGGTTGTTTTTCTACTGATACTGTAAATGTTCGTTTTAGAAGAAAACCAATTGCACAAATAAATACAAGTGATTCGGTTATTTGTATAGGAGAAAGTGTAGTTTTAGAAGGAGGAGAAAGTTTTGGAAATCGTTTTGAATGGATAAAACTTCCTGAAACAACTTCTTTTGCAACAACTACAAACGTAACTGTAACACCTCAAGAAGTAGGCGAACATATCTATATTTTGAAAACGTATTTCAACTCTTCTACTGAGTGTGGTGGCGTAAGTGATACAATCAAAATTCGTGTAAATCGTAAAGCTGTGGCAAATATAGAAGAAGAAGAAATTCGTTTGTGTGAAAACGAGCAACTTGAAATCAATGGTTTCTTGCCTGATAATCCTGCTCTGACAAGATATATTTGGACACACGAAGAAAGTAATGTGCTTCTTTCAAGAGATTCTGTCTTGAACATTTCTTTTGAAGACATTCAACCAGCTTCTTACGAGCCTTTCCATGTTGTTTTGACAGTTTATGATTCACTTACAGGTTGTGATTCTACAGATAGAGTTTTGGTTAAGTTTAATCGTGCATCTGATATTACGATTGATTCTACTTACAAAACGGAAGTTTGTATGGGAGATTTTGTTACACTTAAAGCAAGAGGCGCAACTTCTTATCTTTGGAGTACAGGAGAAACCACTCAAACTATTACTGTACAATTAGATTCAATTGGTTTCCATACTTTCACAGTAACAGGTGGATATTTGAATGAATGTCAAAATACAGGAGATACAGCAATCATTTTTGTAAATCCATTACCAACTATTAGAGCGCATAGTGTAGATACAGTCAGTATTTGTGCTGATGATTCAATCACACTTTATCCTTCTGGTGGTAAGAGTTATGTTTGGCTCAACGACCCAACTGCTTTTGATACAATCACAGTTAGTCCGAAAGTTCCGACAGATTATATTGTAATGGGAACAGACTCAAATGGCTGTCAGAATATTGATACAGTTCACGTTTATGTAAGTCCGACTTTTGAGTTGCCAGAATTATTACAAGTTTGTGAAAGCGAAAGTGTAATGATTGGAGATACACTCAACTTTTTAGATTCTGCTACTGAGGCTCGTGCTACTTATTTCTGGACTCCAACAGGAGATACAACACCATTTATAAATGTAGCCAAATCAGGAATATACAGCGTAGAAGTAAAAATAGATGATTGTGTGTTTACAAGAACAACAGAAGTACAGGTCAAAGAGAAACCAATTTTAGAATTAGTTTCTGATACAACGCTTTGTTTTGAGTTGGGAGAAGAAGACCGTTTTGAAAGAGGACAAACGCATATTCTACGTTCTAAACTTCTAAATAGGGATTCTACAACTACCTATTTATATGTTTGGACAGATTCAACAGGACAGTTTTTAGGAAACAAAGATTCTTTAGAAATTGAAGCAGGTGGAAATTATCGTTTGCGTGTCATTGCTCGTTATTCAACAGAGTGTGAAACAAATGATAGCACTTTTGTAACTGAACTTTGTCAGCCACGCATTTTCATTCCTGAAGCATTTACACCAAATAGCGATAACTTGAATGATAATTTTGAGATTTTTGGTAAGCATATCAAAAACTTCGAAATGCAAATCTTCAATCGTTGGAGTGAGGTAATTTATGAAGTACGTGCCGATGATATTTCAGACCTAGAACCTCAAGATTTTTGGGATGGAACTCACAAAGGTAAAGATGTACCAACAGGAGCATACGTTTGGATTATTCGTTATACAGATCCTTTTAGTGGTTCTACCAAACAAATCCAGAAAACAGGTTCATTTATGATTGTTAGATAA
- the dndC gene encoding DNA phosphorothioation system sulfurtransferase DndC — protein sequence MFFDIYYLENEIIDQYLYDENLDRPWIIGFSGGKDSTMLLQVVWNALKKLDPILLTRQIHVVCNDTLVENPRIVKFVNKTLNKIQKATNEQSLPISVHQTIPKLEDTFWIKLIGLGYPAPNRFYRWCTERLKIDPTTRFILDKVGEKGEAIILLGTRSAESSNRASSMKKHEVKGQRLRKHQLPNTHVYAPIKDVKTIELWQYLNQVPPPWGGVHKELVTLYRNANAGDCPLVIDKTTPRLLKAIKHLHFFYPPSNWYGQDIKQYPSTYQYLVKKQLNE from the coding sequence ATGTTTTTTGATATTTATTATTTAGAGAATGAGATTATAGATCAGTATCTATACGATGAAAATTTGGATAGACCTTGGATAATAGGTTTTAGTGGTGGAAAAGATAGCACAATGTTGTTACAGGTAGTTTGGAATGCTTTGAAGAAGTTAGATCCTATTTTACTTACTCGTCAAATTCATGTTGTTTGTAACGATACTTTAGTAGAAAACCCAAGAATAGTAAAATTTGTCAATAAGACATTAAACAAAATACAAAAAGCTACTAACGAACAGTCTTTACCAATTTCTGTTCATCAAACTATTCCAAAACTAGAAGATACTTTTTGGATAAAATTAATAGGGTTAGGTTATCCTGCACCAAACCGATTTTATCGTTGGTGTACAGAACGGTTGAAAATAGACCCCACAACTCGTTTTATTTTAGATAAAGTTGGAGAAAAGGGAGAAGCAATCATTTTACTAGGAACTAGAAGTGCTGAGAGTTCAAATCGTGCATCATCAATGAAGAAGCATGAAGTTAAAGGACAACGTTTACGTAAGCATCAACTGCCAAATACACATGTTTATGCACCTATAAAAGATGTAAAAACTATAGAACTTTGGCAATACCTAAATCAAGTACCACCACCATGGGGAGGTGTTCATAAAGAGTTAGTTACTTTGTACAGAAATGCAAATGCTGGAGATTGTCCTTTAGTCATAGATAAAACTACCCCTAGGCTGCTGAAAGCAATAAAACATTTACATTTTTTTTACCCACCTTCCAATTGGTACGGTCAAGACATAAAACAATATCCTTCCACTTATCAATACCTTGTAAAGAAACAATTAAACGAGTAA
- the efp gene encoding elongation factor P, whose protein sequence is MASTSDIRNGLCIEFNNGLYIITEFLHVKPGKGPAFVRTKMRNVVTGRVLDNTFSAGHKITTVRVERRPYQYLYQDENSFHFMHKDTYEQTFVAADMIERSEFLKEGMIVEMMVHAETEEILTCEVPGYVELLVTYSEPGVKGDTATNATKPATLETGAEIQVPLFIGEGDLIKINTAERSYMERIRNK, encoded by the coding sequence ATGGCAAGTACTTCAGATATTAGAAATGGTCTTTGTATTGAATTCAATAATGGACTTTATATTATAACAGAATTTTTACACGTAAAACCAGGTAAAGGTCCTGCATTTGTGCGTACCAAAATGAGAAATGTAGTTACAGGACGTGTACTTGATAATACTTTTTCGGCAGGACACAAAATAACTACTGTACGTGTTGAGCGTCGTCCTTATCAGTATTTGTATCAAGATGAAAATAGTTTTCACTTTATGCACAAAGATACCTATGAGCAAACATTTGTTGCTGCTGATATGATAGAACGTTCAGAATTTTTGAAAGAAGGAATGATTGTAGAAATGATGGTACATGCCGAAACAGAAGAAATTTTGACGTGTGAAGTACCAGGTTATGTTGAGCTTTTGGTTACTTACAGCGAACCAGGGGTAAAAGGCGACACAGCTACCAATGCTACAAAACCAGCTACTTTAGAAACAGGAGCAGAAATTCAAGTTCCTTTGTTTATTGGCGAAGGCGACTTAATAAAGATAAACACAGCAGAGCGTTCTTATATGGAACGTATTCGTAATAAATAA
- the accB gene encoding acetyl-CoA carboxylase biotin carboxyl carrier protein gives MKPKELQELIEFINQTGLEEVNIETDKFKVSVKRSAAHTISAQPVQQYTQQVAPPVQQAVAQQTPTTTPQVEAKKEETKPADTGNYITVKSPMIGTFYRSANPETPAFVNVGDSIKEGGTICIIEAMKLFNEIESDVSGKIVKVLVENATPVEYDQPLFLIEPN, from the coding sequence ATGAAACCAAAAGAACTTCAAGAACTTATCGAATTTATCAATCAAACTGGTCTTGAAGAAGTAAATATTGAAACTGATAAATTTAAAGTTAGTGTAAAAAGAAGTGCAGCTCATACTATTTCTGCACAACCTGTTCAACAATATACACAGCAAGTTGCGCCACCTGTTCAACAAGCTGTTGCACAACAAACTCCTACAACTACACCACAAGTAGAAGCAAAAAAAGAAGAAACTAAACCAGCAGATACAGGAAATTATATCACTGTAAAATCACCAATGATAGGTACTTTCTATCGCTCTGCTAATCCTGAAACACCTGCTTTTGTAAATGTAGGTGATTCTATTAAAGAAGGTGGAACAATTTGTATTATTGAAGCAATGAAATTATTTAATGAAATTGAATCTGATGTTTCAGGTAAAATTGTAAAAGTTTTGGTAGAAAATGCTACTCCAGTAGAGTATGACCAACCTTTATTCTTAATTGAACCAAACTAA